A single region of the Ramlibacter henchirensis genome encodes:
- a CDS encoding helix-turn-helix transcriptional regulator — MPTPQLINDTDTDAKATLAELGARVRAWRARRGMTRKQLARDSGLSERFLADVESGKGNVSINSLEATARALNITILELLQDAPRPALARLHHLLGRLDETQLDQAYSLLAGAFGLGDAQGRERRIALIGLRGAGKSTLGAQLAAQRGVPFVELDREIEREAGTSMNEILLLHGQAGYRRYERRALFRIAEDHEDGVVMTTGGSIVSERETFDLLQSRFYCVWLKASPQEHMSRVVAQGDMRPFDTTRGATNEAMEDLRRILVSREPLYARADAVVDTAARTVKQSLKDLERAVPALAPRTTKEPTHEA; from the coding sequence ATGCCCACCCCGCAGCTCATCAACGACACCGATACCGACGCAAAGGCCACCCTGGCCGAGCTGGGCGCGCGTGTGCGCGCCTGGCGCGCCCGCCGCGGCATGACCCGCAAGCAGCTGGCCCGCGACTCGGGGCTGTCCGAGCGTTTCCTGGCGGATGTGGAAAGCGGCAAGGGCAACGTCTCGATCAACTCGCTGGAAGCCACGGCGCGCGCGCTCAACATCACCATCCTGGAGCTGCTGCAGGACGCGCCGCGCCCCGCGCTGGCCCGGTTGCACCACCTGCTCGGCCGCCTGGACGAGACGCAGCTCGACCAGGCCTATTCACTCCTGGCCGGCGCCTTCGGGCTCGGCGATGCACAAGGCCGCGAGCGCCGCATCGCGCTGATCGGCCTGCGTGGCGCCGGCAAGTCGACGCTGGGCGCGCAGCTCGCCGCGCAGCGCGGCGTGCCCTTCGTCGAGCTCGACCGGGAGATCGAGCGCGAGGCCGGCACCAGCATGAACGAGATCCTGCTGCTGCACGGCCAGGCCGGCTACCGCCGCTACGAGCGCCGCGCGCTCTTCCGCATCGCCGAGGACCACGAGGATGGCGTGGTGATGACCACCGGCGGGAGTATCGTGAGCGAGCGCGAAACGTTCGACCTGCTGCAGAGCCGCTTCTACTGCGTCTGGCTGAAGGCCAGCCCGCAGGAGCATATGAGCCGCGTGGTCGCCCAGGGCGACATGCGGCCTTTCGACACCACGCGCGGTGCGACCAACGAGGCGATGGAGGACCTGCGCCGGATCCTCGTCAGCCGCGAACCGCTCTACGCCCGTGCCGATGCGGTGGTGGACACCGCCGCGCGCACGGTGAAGCAATCCCTCAAGGACCTGGAACGCGCCGTTCCGGCCCTTGCGCCCCGAACGACCAAGGAGCCGACTCATGAAGCGTAG
- a CDS encoding flavodoxin domain-containing protein: MKLKILVGTMTSTADYVAQAIQMDCADLVDDIEVVLMDGLDISVFDEDALYLICTSTYGSGDVPDNARALYDSLEESPKYLGHVRYGVIALGDRTYLQTFCFGGKKFDERMQNLGARRIGEVWCHDASAGTMPEEEGTAWCRQWLTQALADEEAAA; this comes from the coding sequence ATGAAGCTCAAGATCCTCGTCGGCACCATGACCAGTACCGCCGACTATGTCGCGCAGGCCATCCAGATGGATTGCGCCGATCTGGTGGATGACATCGAAGTCGTCCTGATGGACGGCCTCGACATCTCCGTGTTCGACGAAGATGCACTTTATCTCATCTGCACCTCGACCTACGGGTCCGGCGACGTGCCGGACAACGCGCGGGCGCTCTACGACTCGCTCGAGGAGTCGCCCAAGTACCTCGGACACGTGCGGTACGGCGTGATCGCCCTGGGAGACCGCACCTACCTGCAGACCTTCTGCTTCGGCGGCAAGAAGTTCGATGAGCGCATGCAGAACCTGGGCGCGCGCCGAATCGGCGAAGTCTGGTGCCACGACGCCAGCGCCGGGACCATGCCCGAGGAAGAAGGCACGGCCTGGTGCCGCCAGTGGCTGACGCAGGCCCTGGCGGACGAAGAAGCGGCGGCCTGA